The following proteins are encoded in a genomic region of Gossypium hirsutum isolate 1008001.06 chromosome D05, Gossypium_hirsutum_v2.1, whole genome shotgun sequence:
- the LOC107907027 gene encoding U-box domain-containing protein 52 isoform X3 encodes MLGIETVVGESESDYDINQLFIPFRGYCARKAIQLKEVVLDDADICKALMDYVNKNLINNLVIGGATRNGLSSYLTYRKCKNDISASLIKSAPDFCSVYVISKGKILTMRTAQRPISNTATPPKAPCGMPPPIPSDQIEDDGSRAYYARGGSRNAGADRMSVDNTPKAPMRDRDRQRSSPANLSFDIDSAMRAAQPSSSQDSLSSDSSFPNKRSHGSIDFSDQNLDFSVISGPSTGQLPQSSRDIEAEMRRLKLELKQTMDMYSTACKEALTAKQKANELHQWKMEEARKFEEARLAGEAALAMAEKEKAKCKAAIEAAEAAKRLAEMEAHRRRQAELKAKKEADEKNRALNALAHNDVRYRKYTIEEIEEATENFEAHNKIGEGGYGPVYKGKLDHTPVAIKVLRPDAAQGKKQFQQEVEVLSCMRHPNMVLLLGACPEYGCLVYEYMFNGSLEDRLFRRGNTPPLSWRRRFTIAAEIATALLFLHQAKPEPLVHRDLKPANILLDRNYVSKISDVGLARLVPPSVADSVTQYHMTSAAGTFCYIDPEYQQTGMLTTKSDIYSLGIMLLQIITAKPPMGIAHHVGRAIEKGTFADMLDPAVPNWPVEEALSFAQLALKSVELRKRDRPDLGTIIVPELNRLRDLGSSSDSHSHGCQGNSGGYSSDGNTSANGRSSRSMLSADSQESLTKTANSDP; translated from the exons ATGTTAGGCATAGAAACCGTAG TGGGCGAAAGCGAATCTGATTACGACATAAACCAGCTTTTCATTCCTTTTCGCGGCTACTGTGCACGCAAAGCG ATTCAATTGAAGGAGGTTGTCCTGGATGATGCTGATATCTGTAAAGCACTTATGGACTATGTGAACAAAAACTTGATTAACAACCTAGTTATTGGCGGAGCAACAAGGAATGGTTTATCAAG TTATTTGACGTATAGGAAATGCAAGAATGACATTTCGGCAAGCTTGATCAAAAGTGCACCGGATTTTTGTTCTGTGTATGTGATTTCCAAAGGTAAGATACTGACAATGCGTACGGCACAGCGACCTATATCGAACACTGCTACCCCACCAAAGGCACCATGTGGAATGCCACCGCCAATTCCGTCGGATCAAATTGAAGACGATGGAAGCAG AGCATATTATGCGCGGGGAGGGTCGAGAAATGCAGGAGCGGATAGAATGTCAGTGGATAATACCCCGAAAGCCCCTATGCGTGACCGTGACAGGCAAAGAAGCTCGCCAGCAAATCTGTCATTTGACATTGATTCAGCTATGCGAGCGGCACAGCCTTCATCTAGCCAAGATTCTTTGTCTAGTGACTCGAGTTTTCCAAACAAACGCTCCCATGGATCTATCGATTTTTCAGACCAAAATTTAGATTTTTCTGTGATTTCCGGTCCCTCTACGGGGCAACTCCCGCAAAGCTCT CGAGACATAGAAGCTGAAATGAGAAGGTTGAAGCTTGAACTTAAGCAAACCATGGATATGTACAGCACAGCTTGCAAAGAAGCTCTTACAGCCAAGCAAAAG GCTAATGAGCTTCATCAGTGGAAGATGGAGGAGGCTCGTAAGTTTGAGGAAGCAAGGCTAGCTGGAGAGGCAGCTCTTGCCATGGCAGAGAAGGAGAAGGCTAAGTGCAAAGCTGCCATTGAAGCAGCTGAGGCAGCTAAGAGGCTAGCAGAGATGGAAGCACATAGAAGAAGACAAGCAGAGCTTAAAGCCAAGAAGGAGGCTGACGAGAAGAATCGAGCTTTGAATGCTTTGGCTCATAATGATGTTCGGTATAGAAAATATACCATTGAAGAAATAGAAGAAGCTACTGAAAACTTCGAAGCACATAATAAGATCGGAGAAGGAGGCTATGGACCTGTTTATAAAGGCAAACTTGATCACACTCCGGTTGCCATCAAAGTTTTAAGACCTGATGCTGCTCAAGGAAAGAAACAGTTCCAGCAAGAG GTTGAGGTTCTTAGCTGCATGAGACATCCAAACATggtccttctccttggtgcctGCCCTGAGTATGGATGCCTGGTATATGAATACATGTTCAATGGCAGTTTAGAGGATAGGCTGTTCCGAAGGGGCAATACTCCTCCACTTTCATGGAGGAGACGATTTACAATAGCTGCTGAAATCGCAACTGCCCTTTTATTCCTTCACCAAGCAAAGCCAGAACCACTAGTGCATCGGGACCTTAAGCCGGCTAACATTCTCTTAGACCGAAATTATGTGAGCAAAATAAGCGATGTCGGCCTAGCACGGCTAGTTCCACCTTCTGTAGCTGACAGTGTGACACAATATCACATGACTTCAGCTGCAGGGACATTCTGTTACATAGATCCGGAATATCAACAAACAGGCATGCTAACAACTAAATCAGACATATATTCCCTTGGAATAATGCTGCTTCAGATTATTACAGCCAAGCCTCCAATGGGTATTGCTCACCATGTTGGAAGGGCCATTGAGAAAGGAACTTTCGCCGATATGCTTGATCCAGCGGTACCAAATTGGCCAGTTGAAGAGGCTTTATCATTTGCTCAATTAGCACTCAAGTCTGTGGAGCTGAGAAAGAGGGACAGACCAGATCTTGGCACTATCATAGTGCCGGAACTTAACCGATTAAGAGACTTGGGAAGTAGCTCTGACTCGCATAGCCATGGATGCCAGGGTAACAGCGGTGGTTATAGCAGTGATGGTAACACCAGTGCTAATGGTCGCAGTTCGAGGTCGATGCTGTCAGCAGATAGTCAG GAATCATTGACTAAGACTGCAAATTCTGACCCTTAA
- the LOC107907027 gene encoding U-box domain-containing protein 52 isoform X1 gives MAPPFSSDDNIPTNTTAVAIDKDKNSPHAVRWAIDHLVVSNPYIILIHVRHRNLGESESDYDINQLFIPFRGYCARKAIQLKEVVLDDADICKALMDYVNKNLINNLVIGGATRNGLSSYLTYRKCKNDISASLIKSAPDFCSVYVISKGKILTMRTAQRPISNTATPPKAPCGMPPPIPSDQIEDDGSRAYYARGGSRNAGADRMSVDNTPKAPMRDRDRQRSSPANLSFDIDSAMRAAQPSSSQDSLSSDSSFPNKRSHGSIDFSDQNLDFSVISGPSTGQLPQSSRDIEAEMRRLKLELKQTMDMYSTACKEALTAKQKANELHQWKMEEARKFEEARLAGEAALAMAEKEKAKCKAAIEAAEAAKRLAEMEAHRRRQAELKAKKEADEKNRALNALAHNDVRYRKYTIEEIEEATENFEAHNKIGEGGYGPVYKGKLDHTPVAIKVLRPDAAQGKKQFQQEVEVLSCMRHPNMVLLLGACPEYGCLVYEYMFNGSLEDRLFRRGNTPPLSWRRRFTIAAEIATALLFLHQAKPEPLVHRDLKPANILLDRNYVSKISDVGLARLVPPSVADSVTQYHMTSAAGTFCYIDPEYQQTGMLTTKSDIYSLGIMLLQIITAKPPMGIAHHVGRAIEKGTFADMLDPAVPNWPVEEALSFAQLALKSVELRKRDRPDLGTIIVPELNRLRDLGSSSDSHSHGCQGNSGGYSSDGNTSANGRSSRSMLSADSQESLTKTANSDP, from the exons ATGGCTCCTCCTTTCTCATCTGATGATAATATACCGACCAACACCACCGCGGTGGCCATCGACAAAGATAAAAACAGCCCACATGCTGTACGTTGGGCTATTGACCATCTCGTGGTCTCCAATCCCTACATCATCTTGATCCATGTTAGGCATAGAAACC TGGGCGAAAGCGAATCTGATTACGACATAAACCAGCTTTTCATTCCTTTTCGCGGCTACTGTGCACGCAAAGCG ATTCAATTGAAGGAGGTTGTCCTGGATGATGCTGATATCTGTAAAGCACTTATGGACTATGTGAACAAAAACTTGATTAACAACCTAGTTATTGGCGGAGCAACAAGGAATGGTTTATCAAG TTATTTGACGTATAGGAAATGCAAGAATGACATTTCGGCAAGCTTGATCAAAAGTGCACCGGATTTTTGTTCTGTGTATGTGATTTCCAAAGGTAAGATACTGACAATGCGTACGGCACAGCGACCTATATCGAACACTGCTACCCCACCAAAGGCACCATGTGGAATGCCACCGCCAATTCCGTCGGATCAAATTGAAGACGATGGAAGCAG AGCATATTATGCGCGGGGAGGGTCGAGAAATGCAGGAGCGGATAGAATGTCAGTGGATAATACCCCGAAAGCCCCTATGCGTGACCGTGACAGGCAAAGAAGCTCGCCAGCAAATCTGTCATTTGACATTGATTCAGCTATGCGAGCGGCACAGCCTTCATCTAGCCAAGATTCTTTGTCTAGTGACTCGAGTTTTCCAAACAAACGCTCCCATGGATCTATCGATTTTTCAGACCAAAATTTAGATTTTTCTGTGATTTCCGGTCCCTCTACGGGGCAACTCCCGCAAAGCTCT CGAGACATAGAAGCTGAAATGAGAAGGTTGAAGCTTGAACTTAAGCAAACCATGGATATGTACAGCACAGCTTGCAAAGAAGCTCTTACAGCCAAGCAAAAG GCTAATGAGCTTCATCAGTGGAAGATGGAGGAGGCTCGTAAGTTTGAGGAAGCAAGGCTAGCTGGAGAGGCAGCTCTTGCCATGGCAGAGAAGGAGAAGGCTAAGTGCAAAGCTGCCATTGAAGCAGCTGAGGCAGCTAAGAGGCTAGCAGAGATGGAAGCACATAGAAGAAGACAAGCAGAGCTTAAAGCCAAGAAGGAGGCTGACGAGAAGAATCGAGCTTTGAATGCTTTGGCTCATAATGATGTTCGGTATAGAAAATATACCATTGAAGAAATAGAAGAAGCTACTGAAAACTTCGAAGCACATAATAAGATCGGAGAAGGAGGCTATGGACCTGTTTATAAAGGCAAACTTGATCACACTCCGGTTGCCATCAAAGTTTTAAGACCTGATGCTGCTCAAGGAAAGAAACAGTTCCAGCAAGAG GTTGAGGTTCTTAGCTGCATGAGACATCCAAACATggtccttctccttggtgcctGCCCTGAGTATGGATGCCTGGTATATGAATACATGTTCAATGGCAGTTTAGAGGATAGGCTGTTCCGAAGGGGCAATACTCCTCCACTTTCATGGAGGAGACGATTTACAATAGCTGCTGAAATCGCAACTGCCCTTTTATTCCTTCACCAAGCAAAGCCAGAACCACTAGTGCATCGGGACCTTAAGCCGGCTAACATTCTCTTAGACCGAAATTATGTGAGCAAAATAAGCGATGTCGGCCTAGCACGGCTAGTTCCACCTTCTGTAGCTGACAGTGTGACACAATATCACATGACTTCAGCTGCAGGGACATTCTGTTACATAGATCCGGAATATCAACAAACAGGCATGCTAACAACTAAATCAGACATATATTCCCTTGGAATAATGCTGCTTCAGATTATTACAGCCAAGCCTCCAATGGGTATTGCTCACCATGTTGGAAGGGCCATTGAGAAAGGAACTTTCGCCGATATGCTTGATCCAGCGGTACCAAATTGGCCAGTTGAAGAGGCTTTATCATTTGCTCAATTAGCACTCAAGTCTGTGGAGCTGAGAAAGAGGGACAGACCAGATCTTGGCACTATCATAGTGCCGGAACTTAACCGATTAAGAGACTTGGGAAGTAGCTCTGACTCGCATAGCCATGGATGCCAGGGTAACAGCGGTGGTTATAGCAGTGATGGTAACACCAGTGCTAATGGTCGCAGTTCGAGGTCGATGCTGTCAGCAGATAGTCAG GAATCATTGACTAAGACTGCAAATTCTGACCCTTAA
- the LOC107907029 gene encoding protein ALP1-like encodes MINGENYKRRREETFSDDEDSCSTDNEPKKKDLNGIITSLLLLEEQEKRDHEEQNEASNEEKSILESNHKRKTRTMLEFYTNLQDYYSEIDETDRVKRKKSRTMAASVAVAAVSQTENQSPNQQNKQSGSGQQRRLWVKDRSKAWWDDCNRPDYPEEEFKKAFRMSKSTFELICEELNSVIAKEDTTLRNAIPVKQRVAVCIWRLATGEPLRLVSKRFGLGISTCHKLVLEVCSAIRSVLMPKYLHWPEEDSLRKIKEEFEGISGIPNAVGSMYTTHIPIIAPKISVAAYFNKRHTERNQKTSYSITVQGVVDPRGVFTDVCIGWPGSMTDDEVLEKSALYQRANGGLLKGVWIVGSSGYPLMDWVLVPYTQQHLTWTQHAFNEKIGEIQKIAKEAFGRLKGRWCCLQKRTEVKLQDLPVVLGACCVLHNICEMMDEGIDPDLKFALADDEMVPEVALKSVSSMKARDAIAHNLLHHGLAGTAFL; translated from the coding sequence ATGATTAACGGCGAGAATTATAAGAGACGACGGGAGGAAACATTTTCCGACGATGAAGATAGCTGTTCCACCGACAATGAACCCAAAAAGAAAGATTTGAACGGTATTATCACTTCGCTACTGTTGCTTGAAGAGCAAGAAAAGCGAGACCATGAAGAGCAAAACGAAGCATCCAATGAAGAGAAATCGATCTTGGAGTCCAATCACAAGAGAAAAACTCGAACTATGCTCGAATTTTACACCAATCTCCAAGACTATTACTCCGAAATCGACGAAACCGACCGTGTGAAGCGGAAGAAGTCCCGAACCATGGCGGCATCCGTCGCTGTCGCTGCCGTTAGCCAAACGGAAAACCAATCACCCAACCAACAGAACAAACAATCCGGGTCGGGTCAGCAAAGGCGATTATGGGTAAAAGACAGATCGAAGGCTTGGTGGGACGACTGCAACCGACCCGATTACCCCGAAGAAGAATTCAAGAAGGCTTTCAGGATGAGCAAGTCAACCTTCGAGCTCATCTGCGAAGAACTCAACTCCGTTATCGCCAAAGAAGACACGACGTTACGGAACGCGATCCCCGTTAAGCAAAGAGTGGCGGTTTGCATTTGGCGGCTAGCCACAGGCGAACCGTTACGGCTCGTTTCGAAACGGTTCGGTTTAGGCATCTCGACGTGTCATAAGCTGGTCCTCGAAGTGTGTTCGGCAATACGCAGCGTTTTGATGCCGAAATACTTACACTGGCCAGAAGAGGATTCCTTgcggaaaataaaagaagagttCGAGGGCATTTCGGGGATACCAAACGCCGTCGGATCAATGTACACAACGCACATCCCGATTATCGCACCGAAAATAAGCGTGGCGGCGTATTTCAACAAGAGACACACGGAGCGGAACCAGAAAACCTCGTACTCGATAACCGTACAAGGCGTGGTCGATCCTAGGGGAGTTTTTACAGATGTTTGTATAGGGTGGCCGGGTTCGATGACCGATGATGAAGTGCTTGAAAAATCAGCTTTGTATCAAAGGGCAAATGGGGGATTACTAAAAGGAGTTTGGATTGTTGGGAGTTCAGGGTATCCATTAATGGATTGGGTTTTGGTTCCTTACACACAACAGCATTTGACTTGGACACAACATGCTTTCAATGAAAAGATTGGGGAGATTCAAAAGATTGCTAAGGAAGCATTTGGGAGACTTAAAGGGAGGTGGTGTTGTTTGCAGAAAAGGACAGAGGTTAAGTTACAGGATTTGCCTGTTGTGCTGGGAGCTTGTTGTGTTTTACATAATATTTGTGAAATGATGGATGAAGGAATCGACCCAGACTTGAAATTTGCGCTTGCTGATGATGAAATGGTCCCTGAAGTTGCTTTGAAATCGGTAAGTTCGATGAAAGCTAGAGATGCTATTGCTCATAATCTTTTACATCATGGTCTTGCTGGCACTGCTTTTCTGTAA
- the LOC107907027 gene encoding U-box domain-containing protein 52 isoform X2 gives MAPPFSSDDNIPTNTTAVAIDKDKNSPHAVRWAIDHLVVSNPYIILIHVRHRNLGESESDYDINQLFIPFRGYCARKAIQLKEVVLDDADICKALMDYVNKNLINNLVIGGATRNGLSSYLTYRKCKNDISASLIKSAPDFCSVYVISKGKILTMRTAQRPISNTATPPKAPCGMPPPIPSDQIEDDGSRAYYARGGSRNAGADRMSVDNTPKAPMRDRDRQRSSPANLSFDIDSAMRAAQPSSSQDSLSSDSSFPNKRSHGSIDFSDQNLDFSVISGPSTGQLPQSSRDIEAEMRRLKLELKQTMDMYSTACKEALTAKQKANELHQWKMEEARKFEEARLAGEAALAMAEKEKAKCKAAIEAAEAAKRLAEMEAHRRRQAELKAKKEADEKNRALNALAHNDVRYRKYTIEEIEEATENFEAHNKIGEGGYGPVYKGKLDHTPVAIKVLRPDAAQGKKQFQQEVEVLSCMRHPNMVLLLGACPEYGCLVYEYMFNGSLEDRLFRRGNTPPLSWRRRFTIAAEIATALLFLHQAKPEPLVHRDLKPANILLDRNYVSKISDVGLARLVPPSVADSVTQYHMTSAAGTFCYIDPEYQQTGMLTTKSDIYSLGIMLLQIITAKPPMGIAHHVGRAIEKGTFADMLDPAVPNWPVEEALSFAQLALKSVELRKRDRPDLGTIIVPELNRLRDLGSSSDSHSHGCQGNSGGYSSDGNTSANGRSSRSMLSADSQVFFSCSG, from the exons ATGGCTCCTCCTTTCTCATCTGATGATAATATACCGACCAACACCACCGCGGTGGCCATCGACAAAGATAAAAACAGCCCACATGCTGTACGTTGGGCTATTGACCATCTCGTGGTCTCCAATCCCTACATCATCTTGATCCATGTTAGGCATAGAAACC TGGGCGAAAGCGAATCTGATTACGACATAAACCAGCTTTTCATTCCTTTTCGCGGCTACTGTGCACGCAAAGCG ATTCAATTGAAGGAGGTTGTCCTGGATGATGCTGATATCTGTAAAGCACTTATGGACTATGTGAACAAAAACTTGATTAACAACCTAGTTATTGGCGGAGCAACAAGGAATGGTTTATCAAG TTATTTGACGTATAGGAAATGCAAGAATGACATTTCGGCAAGCTTGATCAAAAGTGCACCGGATTTTTGTTCTGTGTATGTGATTTCCAAAGGTAAGATACTGACAATGCGTACGGCACAGCGACCTATATCGAACACTGCTACCCCACCAAAGGCACCATGTGGAATGCCACCGCCAATTCCGTCGGATCAAATTGAAGACGATGGAAGCAG AGCATATTATGCGCGGGGAGGGTCGAGAAATGCAGGAGCGGATAGAATGTCAGTGGATAATACCCCGAAAGCCCCTATGCGTGACCGTGACAGGCAAAGAAGCTCGCCAGCAAATCTGTCATTTGACATTGATTCAGCTATGCGAGCGGCACAGCCTTCATCTAGCCAAGATTCTTTGTCTAGTGACTCGAGTTTTCCAAACAAACGCTCCCATGGATCTATCGATTTTTCAGACCAAAATTTAGATTTTTCTGTGATTTCCGGTCCCTCTACGGGGCAACTCCCGCAAAGCTCT CGAGACATAGAAGCTGAAATGAGAAGGTTGAAGCTTGAACTTAAGCAAACCATGGATATGTACAGCACAGCTTGCAAAGAAGCTCTTACAGCCAAGCAAAAG GCTAATGAGCTTCATCAGTGGAAGATGGAGGAGGCTCGTAAGTTTGAGGAAGCAAGGCTAGCTGGAGAGGCAGCTCTTGCCATGGCAGAGAAGGAGAAGGCTAAGTGCAAAGCTGCCATTGAAGCAGCTGAGGCAGCTAAGAGGCTAGCAGAGATGGAAGCACATAGAAGAAGACAAGCAGAGCTTAAAGCCAAGAAGGAGGCTGACGAGAAGAATCGAGCTTTGAATGCTTTGGCTCATAATGATGTTCGGTATAGAAAATATACCATTGAAGAAATAGAAGAAGCTACTGAAAACTTCGAAGCACATAATAAGATCGGAGAAGGAGGCTATGGACCTGTTTATAAAGGCAAACTTGATCACACTCCGGTTGCCATCAAAGTTTTAAGACCTGATGCTGCTCAAGGAAAGAAACAGTTCCAGCAAGAG GTTGAGGTTCTTAGCTGCATGAGACATCCAAACATggtccttctccttggtgcctGCCCTGAGTATGGATGCCTGGTATATGAATACATGTTCAATGGCAGTTTAGAGGATAGGCTGTTCCGAAGGGGCAATACTCCTCCACTTTCATGGAGGAGACGATTTACAATAGCTGCTGAAATCGCAACTGCCCTTTTATTCCTTCACCAAGCAAAGCCAGAACCACTAGTGCATCGGGACCTTAAGCCGGCTAACATTCTCTTAGACCGAAATTATGTGAGCAAAATAAGCGATGTCGGCCTAGCACGGCTAGTTCCACCTTCTGTAGCTGACAGTGTGACACAATATCACATGACTTCAGCTGCAGGGACATTCTGTTACATAGATCCGGAATATCAACAAACAGGCATGCTAACAACTAAATCAGACATATATTCCCTTGGAATAATGCTGCTTCAGATTATTACAGCCAAGCCTCCAATGGGTATTGCTCACCATGTTGGAAGGGCCATTGAGAAAGGAACTTTCGCCGATATGCTTGATCCAGCGGTACCAAATTGGCCAGTTGAAGAGGCTTTATCATTTGCTCAATTAGCACTCAAGTCTGTGGAGCTGAGAAAGAGGGACAGACCAGATCTTGGCACTATCATAGTGCCGGAACTTAACCGATTAAGAGACTTGGGAAGTAGCTCTGACTCGCATAGCCATGGATGCCAGGGTAACAGCGGTGGTTATAGCAGTGATGGTAACACCAGTGCTAATGGTCGCAGTTCGAGGTCGATGCTGTCAGCAGATAGTCAG GTATTTTTTTCTTGTTCTGGATGA